From one Luteipulveratus mongoliensis genomic stretch:
- a CDS encoding MazG nucleotide pyrophosphohydrolase domain-containing protein — MDIRELTAQVEQISQTYASRFDITRDDNWQILKLHEEVGELTQAHLMRQGQARQKGLTPEAIDAAFREEVADVLSQVLLLAHHHRIDVEQAIADKWLIWKDVSPRPEDVLPHEA, encoded by the coding sequence CAGGTCGAGCAGATCTCGCAGACGTACGCCTCTCGTTTCGACATCACGCGGGACGACAACTGGCAGATCCTCAAGCTGCACGAGGAGGTCGGCGAGCTCACTCAGGCGCATCTGATGCGTCAGGGTCAGGCGCGGCAGAAAGGGCTCACGCCGGAGGCGATCGACGCGGCGTTCCGCGAGGAGGTCGCAGACGTGCTGAGCCAGGTGCTGCTGCTGGCCCACCATCACCGCATCGACGTCGAGCAGGCCATCGCCGACAAGTGGCTGATCTGGAAGGACGTCTCACCCCGCCCGGAGGATGTCCTCCCTCACGAGGCGTAG